One window of Sporocytophaga myxococcoides genomic DNA carries:
- a CDS encoding phosphatidate cytidylyltransferase: protein MKLVTKIRNMGNLTQRIIAGLAGAFIMISAICFNEWSYFALLFIICLLSLIEFYNLIEVAEIKPNKIFGVVSGMMIFTLIFLIEKQVLTFECYFLLFPFLFLLFLMELFRKNDKPFFNIAFTFLGNIYIALPFGLLNVCAFYLQDYNFHIILGILLILWANDIGGYVAGMALGKTKLFFRISPKKTWEGSIGGGLFALAIGFSLSLFWKELDTLHWLILATIIVVVGSYGDLVESLLKRSLAIKDSAQTIPGHGGFLDRFDGLLLSSPFIAAFLKIFS from the coding sequence ATGAAATTAGTTACTAAGATCCGTAATATGGGAAACCTCACCCAGCGGATTATTGCCGGTTTGGCAGGAGCATTTATTATGATCAGTGCAATATGTTTTAATGAATGGAGCTACTTCGCTTTATTGTTTATAATATGTCTGCTATCATTAATTGAATTCTATAATCTGATAGAGGTGGCTGAAATTAAACCAAATAAAATATTCGGAGTAGTTTCTGGAATGATGATTTTTACACTTATTTTTCTGATAGAAAAGCAGGTGCTGACTTTTGAATGTTATTTTTTGTTGTTTCCGTTTCTGTTTCTTCTTTTTCTGATGGAGCTTTTCAGGAAGAACGATAAACCTTTTTTTAACATAGCTTTTACTTTCTTAGGAAATATATACATAGCTCTTCCATTTGGTTTACTTAATGTATGCGCATTTTACCTTCAGGATTATAATTTTCATATAATTTTAGGTATTCTCCTCATTCTTTGGGCAAATGATATCGGCGGGTATGTTGCGGGAATGGCATTGGGTAAGACAAAATTATTTTTCAGAATTTCTCCTAAAAAAACATGGGAAGGTAGTATCGGTGGAGGTTTATTTGCACTTGCAATTGGATTTTCATTATCATTGTTCTGGAAAGAACTTGACACACTTCACTGGCTGATTTTGGCAACTATAATAGTTGTAGTTGGCAGTTATGGTGATCTTGTTGAATCGTTGTTGAAAAGAAGTCTTGCAATTAAAGATTCCGCACAAACAATTCCTGGTCACGGAGGTTTTTTGGATCGGTTTGACGGGCTATTGCTCTCATCACCTTTTATAGCAGCCTTTTTAAAGATTTTTTCATAA
- a CDS encoding CPBP family intramembrane glutamic endopeptidase, with product MENINSSGSGIPEKTLGVLVVFLAVLGSMLVGSGLGHILLKEVFGISYNSETELLNLIKSSPNPQALILKSQAVNAVITFLVLPILYMAIFRKSYFKKLNPATKRLPFFLFLAIIIFFMGMPLLAYMVDWNKNMQLPSSLKPLQEWMEKNENLAKVLTETIIYYKDSTSFLLTLLVVALIPGIGEELVFRGVVQNELNNILKSPTWAIWTTGFLFSFIHFQFFGFFPRMFLGVLFGYLYYWSGNIYVSMFVHFMNNALTLVLANMYKQKNISFNPDSSESIPFYSVIISVIIFSFFIYLYKRISKEAGITK from the coding sequence ATGGAAAATATTAATAGTTCAGGAAGCGGAATACCGGAAAAAACACTTGGTGTCCTTGTAGTATTCCTAGCAGTTCTCGGAAGTATGCTAGTTGGCAGTGGATTAGGTCACATTCTTCTTAAAGAGGTTTTTGGTATCAGTTATAATTCTGAAACTGAATTACTAAATCTTATAAAAAGTTCCCCGAATCCTCAGGCATTGATTTTGAAAAGTCAGGCTGTAAATGCTGTTATCACTTTTTTGGTTTTGCCGATTTTATATATGGCAATATTCAGGAAATCATATTTTAAAAAACTTAATCCTGCCACAAAAAGACTTCCGTTTTTTCTTTTTTTAGCAATCATTATTTTTTTTATGGGAATGCCTCTTCTAGCTTACATGGTAGATTGGAATAAAAATATGCAATTACCATCTAGCCTGAAACCACTTCAGGAGTGGATGGAGAAAAATGAAAATCTGGCCAAAGTACTTACCGAAACTATTATTTATTATAAAGACAGCACATCGTTTTTGCTAACACTTCTGGTTGTAGCTCTGATTCCGGGTATTGGTGAAGAGTTGGTTTTCAGAGGCGTTGTTCAGAATGAGCTAAATAATATTCTTAAATCCCCTACATGGGCCATATGGACCACAGGATTTTTGTTTAGTTTTATTCACTTTCAGTTCTTTGGTTTTTTTCCAAGAATGTTTCTGGGGGTCCTATTTGGATACTTATATTATTGGTCAGGTAATATATATGTTTCCATGTTTGTCCATTTTATGAACAATGCACTTACTCTTGTTCTCGCAAATATGTACAAACAAAAGAATATTAGCTTTAATCCGGATTCTTCAGAATCCATACCTTTTTATTCCGTAATAATTTCGGTCATTATCTTTTCTTTTTTTATTTATTTATACAAAAGGATTTCGAAGGAGGCAGGAATAACAAAATAA
- the dusB gene encoding tRNA dihydrouridine synthase DusB — translation MVKIGQIELGEFPLLLAPMEDVSDPPFRAVCKENGADMMYTEFIAADGLIRDAEKSLQKLDIYDYERPIGIQIFGDKIEAMREAAAIAEEAGPELVDINYGCPVNKVACKGAGAGILLDLPKMQKMSEEIVKRCKVPVTVKTRLGWDEKNIKILEVAQRLQDVGVQALTIHARTRYQMYKGEADWSWIAKVKEMQSIHIPIFGNGDIDSPEKALEYKNRFGPDGIMIGRAAIGNPWIFNQIKHYFKTGEKLPEPDISERIRVCKQHLIRSVEWKGPKTGIFEMRPHYTNYFRGFPNFKPFRQRIVTAGSVEEVSDILDEVEKTYSAGIDVLN, via the coding sequence TTGGTTAAAATTGGTCAGATAGAACTTGGAGAATTCCCTCTCTTACTTGCTCCTATGGAAGACGTCAGTGATCCTCCTTTTAGGGCTGTTTGCAAGGAAAATGGTGCGGATATGATGTATACTGAGTTCATTGCAGCAGATGGACTGATCCGTGATGCTGAAAAAAGTCTCCAAAAACTTGATATTTATGACTATGAACGTCCAATAGGAATTCAGATCTTCGGAGACAAAATTGAGGCTATGAGAGAAGCTGCTGCTATCGCTGAAGAGGCAGGACCAGAGTTGGTTGACATTAATTACGGCTGCCCTGTAAACAAGGTAGCCTGTAAAGGAGCCGGGGCAGGTATTTTGCTTGACCTGCCTAAAATGCAGAAAATGTCTGAAGAAATTGTCAAAAGATGTAAAGTGCCGGTTACTGTAAAAACAAGACTTGGATGGGATGAAAAAAACATCAAAATTCTTGAAGTAGCTCAGAGGCTTCAGGATGTTGGTGTTCAGGCTTTAACCATTCACGCCCGTACCAGATATCAGATGTATAAAGGAGAAGCAGACTGGAGCTGGATTGCTAAAGTTAAAGAAATGCAAAGCATTCATATTCCGATCTTTGGAAATGGTGACATAGATTCTCCGGAAAAAGCCCTTGAATATAAAAACAGATTTGGTCCGGACGGAATAATGATCGGAAGAGCTGCTATAGGAAACCCCTGGATATTTAATCAGATCAAACACTATTTTAAAACCGGAGAAAAGCTGCCTGAACCTGATATTTCAGAAAGGATAAGAGTGTGCAAACAACATCTGATAAGATCGGTAGAATGGAAGGGGCCGAAAACCGGAATTTTTGAGATGAGACCGCATTACACTAATTATTTCAGAGGTTTCCCCAATTTTAAACCTTTCAGACAAAGAATAGTAACAGCAGGAAGTGTTGAAGAAGTATCTGATATTCTGGATGAAGTTGAAAAAACCTATAGTGCAGGCATAGACGTACTAAATTAA
- a CDS encoding NifU family protein: protein MESTEKRVINIYTESNPNPNSLKFVTDFLLVSESVDFPSPVSTANCPLAQDLFRFSFVKRVFFSSNFITVTKSDDIEWIEVTPMIKSLIKGYLEEGKPLFNEKFVPENLSPTAGDSEIVGKIKVILDEYIRPAVEQDGGAITFSSFNDGVVKVILQGSCSGCPSSTITLKAGIENLLKKMIPEVQEVVAENA, encoded by the coding sequence ATGGAGTCTACAGAAAAAAGAGTTATAAATATTTATACAGAATCAAATCCGAATCCTAATTCTCTGAAGTTTGTGACGGATTTTCTTCTCGTATCGGAAAGTGTTGATTTTCCTAGCCCTGTTAGCACAGCAAATTGTCCTCTTGCTCAGGATCTTTTTCGTTTTAGTTTTGTAAAGAGAGTATTTTTCTCTTCTAATTTTATTACCGTCACAAAATCAGACGATATTGAGTGGATTGAAGTTACTCCAATGATTAAATCTTTGATTAAAGGTTATCTGGAGGAAGGAAAGCCACTTTTCAATGAAAAGTTTGTTCCTGAAAATTTGTCTCCAACCGCAGGAGATTCTGAAATTGTAGGGAAAATAAAAGTAATTCTTGATGAATATATCAGGCCTGCAGTAGAGCAGGATGGAGGAGCTATTACTTTTAGCTCTTTTAATGATGGTGTGGTTAAAGTGATTTTACAAGGTTCTTGTAGCGGTTGCCCTTCTTCTACAATCACATTGAAGGCTGGTATTGAAAATCTTCTTAAAAAGATGATTCCGGAAGTGCAGGAAGTTGTTGCGGAAAATGCTTAA
- a CDS encoding dicarboxylate/amino acid:cation symporter encodes MDEKPKKSFPLYLQILLGMIAGILWGIYAPEFQEGAKVTVDYVKPFGTIFLRLLQMIAIPLILTSLISGIANLKDFAKVGRIGGKTILLFFCTAIIATFLGVTVAGFIKPGKVISEETRSQMISQYQEVTEKSISAFEKVQESPLSPLVEMIPPNFFGAASDNTRMLQVVFFGLLFGIALTRISSDKSATVVDFLEAVNEALLKMVMMIMAVAPVGVFALMASVLVELAGNGSQMVQLLYSLLWYAISVLIGLAIILFILYPAIFTFFSDVKYGQFFKGMRPAFLLAFTSSSSNATLPVTMERVEHHLKVPAEITGFVLPFGTTVNMDGTALYQSIAAVFIAQAFGLELTFFQQVTIVFTATLAAVGAAGIPGAGMITLIAVLKSTDIPIEGIALILAPDRILDMCRTLINVAGDAMAAVVVAGSEKSEENS; translated from the coding sequence ATGGACGAAAAGCCAAAGAAAAGCTTTCCTCTTTATTTGCAGATCCTTCTGGGAATGATTGCCGGAATACTCTGGGGAATTTATGCACCAGAGTTTCAAGAAGGAGCAAAGGTTACTGTAGATTATGTAAAGCCATTCGGAACTATCTTCCTTAGGCTGCTTCAAATGATTGCAATTCCTTTAATTCTCACATCATTAATTTCAGGAATTGCAAACTTAAAAGACTTCGCAAAAGTCGGAAGGATCGGAGGAAAAACGATCCTTTTATTTTTTTGTACTGCTATTATTGCCACTTTTCTAGGGGTTACAGTTGCCGGTTTTATCAAGCCAGGAAAAGTAATTTCTGAGGAAACCAGAAGTCAGATGATTTCTCAATACCAGGAAGTGACAGAGAAAAGTATTTCAGCATTTGAAAAGGTTCAGGAAAGTCCTCTTTCTCCACTAGTAGAAATGATTCCTCCAAACTTCTTTGGCGCTGCATCAGACAATACCCGTATGCTTCAGGTAGTATTTTTCGGTTTGCTTTTCGGAATAGCACTTACCAGAATCTCCTCGGATAAATCTGCTACAGTTGTAGATTTTCTTGAAGCAGTCAATGAGGCCCTTTTGAAAATGGTCATGATGATCATGGCTGTTGCACCTGTAGGCGTATTTGCATTGATGGCTTCTGTACTTGTGGAACTGGCAGGGAATGGCAGTCAGATGGTTCAGCTTTTATATTCGCTTCTTTGGTATGCTATTTCGGTATTAATCGGACTGGCAATTATTCTGTTTATCCTTTATCCTGCCATATTTACTTTTTTTTCCGATGTTAAATATGGTCAGTTTTTTAAAGGAATGAGACCAGCATTTTTACTTGCTTTCACCTCAAGTTCAAGCAATGCAACCCTTCCTGTTACTATGGAAAGGGTAGAGCATCATTTAAAGGTGCCTGCAGAAATTACTGGTTTTGTTTTGCCTTTCGGTACTACTGTAAATATGGATGGAACTGCTCTTTATCAAAGTATTGCAGCAGTTTTTATTGCACAAGCGTTTGGCCTGGAGCTTACTTTTTTTCAGCAGGTCACTATTGTCTTTACAGCTACACTGGCTGCTGTAGGGGCAGCAGGAATTCCCGGAGCCGGAATGATTACTTTAATTGCAGTTCTGAAAAGTACCGATATCCCAATAGAAGGTATAGCATTGATCCTAGCGCCTGACAGAATCCTTGATATGTGTCGCACTTTAATAAATGTTGCTGGCGATGCAATGGCTGCAGTAGTTGTTGCAGGATCCGAAAAATCAGAGGAAAATTCTTAA
- the aroC gene encoding chorismate synthase, with protein sequence MSNSYGKLFKISTFGESHGRAVGVVLDGCPAGLDLDLEFIQNELDRRKPGQSKITTQRKEEDKIEIVSGIFEGKSTGTPIAMLVWNADARSKDYSHIADRYRPSHADFTYQEKYGVRDYRGGGRSSARETLARVAAGAIAKLFLAKYGIKINAYVSQVGGLSLQKSYKELNLEETENNIVRCPDPVMAEEMISLIDSVRKDCDTIGGVVSCVVQGTPVGLGEPVFDKLHAELGKAMLGINAVKGFEYGSGFEGVKMLGSQHNDAFYVEGDRIRTKTNYSGGIQGGISNGEDIYFRVAFKPVATLMKDQESINQEGEAVTVSGKGRHDPCVVPRAVPIVEAMTALVLADSLLRNKVIKL encoded by the coding sequence ATGAGTAATAGTTACGGAAAGTTATTTAAAATCAGTACGTTCGGCGAGTCTCATGGCCGTGCAGTAGGTGTTGTCCTTGATGGATGTCCTGCAGGTCTTGATCTGGATCTGGAATTCATTCAAAATGAATTGGACAGAAGAAAGCCTGGGCAATCCAAAATCACCACACAAAGAAAAGAAGAAGATAAGATAGAAATCGTTTCCGGAATATTCGAAGGAAAATCTACCGGCACACCTATCGCAATGCTGGTCTGGAATGCCGATGCAAGAAGTAAGGACTATTCACATATTGCTGACAGGTACAGACCTTCTCATGCTGACTTTACTTATCAGGAAAAGTATGGGGTGCGTGATTACAGAGGTGGCGGTAGAAGTTCGGCAAGAGAAACTCTTGCAAGAGTTGCAGCCGGAGCAATAGCAAAATTATTCCTAGCAAAATATGGTATTAAAATCAATGCCTATGTTTCTCAGGTAGGTGGTCTTTCACTCCAGAAAAGTTATAAAGAATTAAACCTTGAGGAGACTGAAAATAACATTGTTCGTTGCCCTGATCCTGTAATGGCAGAGGAAATGATCAGTCTCATCGATAGTGTCCGGAAAGACTGTGATACAATAGGTGGTGTCGTATCATGCGTTGTTCAAGGCACTCCGGTAGGACTTGGAGAACCGGTTTTTGATAAATTACATGCGGAACTGGGGAAAGCTATGCTTGGAATCAATGCAGTAAAAGGGTTTGAATATGGGAGTGGTTTTGAAGGTGTGAAGATGCTGGGGTCTCAGCATAATGATGCCTTCTATGTTGAAGGAGATAGAATAAGAACCAAAACGAATTATTCAGGTGGGATTCAAGGCGGAATTTCCAACGGAGAGGATATTTATTTCAGGGTGGCATTCAAACCTGTAGCTACTTTAATGAAGGATCAGGAGAGTATCAACCAGGAAGGGGAAGCTGTAACCGTTTCAGGTAAGGGAAGACATGATCCTTGTGTAGTTCCAAGAGCTGTACCTATCGTAGAAGCGATGACCGCATTAGTGCTTGCTGATTCACTTTTAAGGAATAAAGTAATAAAACTATAA
- a CDS encoding BatD family protein, which translates to MVEKLLLCVCCSLVFLTCNLSAQDLKIKFSDRSIQEGEIFTITLTVPTKKVKEISPFPEIEDFSKKRTIFHRERKEDIFIAEQEYLPSKPGVFTLPSFTISVNGQTYRFNGTKITVAPGKKSLEQISEDKAGKKEEFSPSELDAMFLVESNQKSVFVNEGFVLSASFLVAKDNPSEYNFVDLNKQVTYIIQDLKPADCWIEEITSPGELKKDTVKFHNKVYNRYRLYKVCLFPLGAGTINIPSTGFKILTYATLRTKNEIERKDEFKMFKSGGIAIQVLPLPEHPLMDSVAVGTAELQTNIWKKVLEVNEPLKVSLKLTGMFNPALAEMNVKESRDFEIYPEKEDLKKDERGSDIQFTKVFNYEFLPKNSGNIKLADCFSLIYFNTSSKTYDTLTPKFMIYVKGERKSEYISSHEDGFYQLIDKSSNRLRQGERDDLTKVLTNIIILFMLVTTIILIIKR; encoded by the coding sequence ATGGTTGAAAAATTACTTTTATGTGTATGCTGCAGTCTTGTTTTTTTAACATGTAATCTTTCAGCCCAGGATTTAAAAATTAAATTCTCAGACCGTTCCATCCAGGAGGGAGAAATTTTTACCATTACGCTTACAGTTCCTACTAAAAAAGTAAAAGAAATCAGTCCATTTCCCGAAATTGAAGATTTTTCAAAAAAGAGAACAATTTTTCACAGGGAAAGAAAAGAAGATATTTTTATCGCCGAACAGGAATACTTACCTTCTAAGCCCGGAGTCTTTACGCTTCCTTCTTTTACAATTTCGGTTAACGGTCAGACTTATCGCTTTAATGGTACTAAAATTACAGTAGCTCCTGGTAAAAAATCTCTTGAGCAGATCTCAGAAGATAAAGCTGGGAAAAAAGAAGAGTTCTCTCCTTCTGAGTTGGATGCAATGTTTCTGGTGGAGAGCAACCAAAAATCGGTTTTCGTCAATGAAGGTTTTGTGCTGTCAGCAAGTTTTCTAGTAGCAAAAGATAACCCTTCCGAATACAATTTTGTCGATCTGAACAAGCAGGTAACTTATATCATCCAGGATTTGAAGCCTGCCGACTGTTGGATTGAAGAAATCACATCTCCCGGCGAACTCAAAAAGGATACTGTAAAATTCCATAATAAAGTCTATAACAGGTATCGCTTATACAAGGTCTGCCTTTTTCCACTGGGTGCCGGGACTATAAACATTCCTTCAACCGGTTTTAAGATTTTGACCTACGCTACTTTAAGGACTAAAAATGAAATTGAAAGAAAAGATGAATTCAAAATGTTTAAGTCCGGAGGAATTGCAATCCAGGTATTACCATTGCCCGAGCATCCATTAATGGATTCTGTAGCTGTCGGCACAGCCGAACTGCAGACAAATATCTGGAAGAAAGTGCTGGAAGTGAATGAGCCGCTTAAAGTTTCTTTGAAGCTTACAGGAATGTTTAATCCTGCCCTGGCTGAAATGAATGTAAAAGAATCTCGTGATTTTGAAATTTATCCTGAAAAAGAAGATCTGAAAAAAGATGAGAGGGGGAGTGATATTCAATTTACCAAAGTTTTTAATTATGAATTTCTTCCCAAGAATTCCGGAAATATTAAGCTTGCAGATTGTTTCTCCCTTATTTATTTCAATACTTCAAGCAAAACTTATGATACACTCACTCCAAAATTTATGATTTATGTAAAAGGAGAAAGAAAAAGTGAGTATATTTCAAGTCACGAAGACGGCTTTTACCAGCTCATCGATAAGTCAAGCAACAGACTCAGACAAGGAGAAAGGGATGATCTTACAAAGGTTTTAACCAATATTATCATTCTGTTTATGCTGGTAACAACCATTATTTTAATTATCAAACGATGA
- the queG gene encoding tRNA epoxyqueuosine(34) reductase QueG, translated as MFSSKSKHTLLIKNKAKELGFDYCGISRADFLEEEAPRLENWLKNNYHGEMKWMENHFDKRLDPRKLVEGSKSVISFLLNYFPEETVDHQLKISKYAYGRDYHTVIKDKLKELMLHMKQEIGDFNGRAFVDSAPVMDKTWAERGGLGWRGKNSNLINPKSGSFFFIAELITDLDLEYDGPMKDYCGTCTRCIDACPTDAISQAYVVDGSKCISYLTIELKNNIPSDFKGKMDNWIFGCDVCQDVCPWNRFSKAHNEPQFLPSEEFKSLKEWTELTSELFDEIFKKTAIKRTKFEGLQRNIKFLA; from the coding sequence ATGTTTTCATCAAAATCCAAACATACCCTGCTCATTAAGAATAAAGCAAAAGAACTGGGCTTTGATTACTGTGGCATATCTAGAGCTGATTTTTTGGAAGAGGAAGCTCCAAGACTGGAAAACTGGCTAAAAAATAATTATCATGGGGAAATGAAGTGGATGGAAAACCACTTTGATAAGCGTCTTGATCCACGTAAACTGGTAGAAGGCTCAAAGTCTGTGATCTCATTCCTGTTAAATTATTTTCCTGAAGAGACCGTTGATCACCAGTTAAAAATTTCCAAGTATGCTTACGGAAGGGATTATCACACTGTAATAAAGGATAAACTTAAAGAATTAATGCTTCATATGAAGCAGGAAATCGGCGATTTTAATGGCAGGGCCTTCGTTGATTCTGCTCCTGTTATGGACAAAACCTGGGCCGAAAGGGGAGGTTTAGGCTGGAGGGGAAAAAACAGCAATCTCATTAACCCTAAATCCGGAAGTTTCTTTTTTATTGCAGAACTTATTACTGATCTGGATCTGGAGTATGATGGACCAATGAAAGATTATTGCGGTACCTGCACCAGATGTATAGATGCCTGCCCAACAGATGCTATTTCTCAAGCATATGTGGTTGATGGAAGTAAATGTATTTCCTATCTTACTATAGAACTGAAAAATAATATTCCTTCAGATTTTAAAGGAAAGATGGACAACTGGATTTTTGGCTGCGATGTTTGTCAGGACGTTTGTCCGTGGAACAGATTTTCTAAAGCTCATAATGAACCCCAGTTTTTACCTTCTGAAGAATTTAAGAGCCTTAAAGAATGGACAGAGCTTACGTCAGAATTATTTGATGAAATATTTAAAAAAACAGCTATAAAGCGAACAAAATTTGAGGGACTTCAAAGAAATATAAAATTTTTAGCCTGA
- the ruvB gene encoding Holliday junction branch migration DNA helicase RuvB, with the protein MREDYLKGDNQNFNSGEREFEKALRPLSFEDFTGQDKIVENLRIFVEAAKQREEALDHVLLHGPPGLGKTTLSNIIANELGSGIKITSGPVLEKPGDLAGLLTNLEANDVLFIDEIHRLNPVVEEYLYSAMEDYRIDIMLDSGPNARTVQIGLNPFTLIGATTRAGLLTSPLRARFGINARLEYYDAKLLTSIVERSAGIINTPIDEVAAYEIARRSRGTPRISNNLLRRTRDFAQIKGKGRITIEIARMALTALNVDQNGLDEMDNRILMTIIEKFKGGPVGISTIATACGEEAETIEEVYEPFLIQEGYIKRTSRGREATELAYKHLKIKPNNRTGTLFDLDF; encoded by the coding sequence ATGCGCGAAGACTATTTAAAAGGTGATAACCAAAATTTTAATTCGGGAGAAAGGGAATTTGAAAAAGCCTTGCGTCCGCTAAGCTTTGAGGATTTTACAGGTCAGGATAAAATAGTTGAAAATCTTCGAATATTTGTCGAAGCTGCAAAGCAAAGGGAAGAGGCATTGGATCACGTATTGCTTCATGGCCCTCCGGGCTTAGGTAAAACCACTCTTTCAAATATTATAGCAAATGAATTAGGTTCAGGGATTAAAATAACTTCCGGACCGGTCCTCGAAAAGCCTGGTGACCTTGCAGGGCTTTTAACCAATCTGGAAGCCAATGATGTCCTCTTTATTGATGAAATACATCGTCTGAATCCGGTAGTGGAAGAATATCTTTATTCTGCCATGGAGGATTACAGAATAGACATTATGCTTGATTCCGGGCCGAATGCGCGTACAGTTCAAATCGGATTAAATCCTTTTACACTTATCGGAGCAACTACAAGAGCCGGCCTCCTGACATCTCCTTTAAGAGCCAGATTTGGTATCAATGCACGTCTGGAGTACTATGATGCAAAATTGCTTACAAGCATTGTAGAGCGTTCTGCAGGCATTATCAATACTCCTATCGATGAAGTCGCTGCTTATGAAATAGCAAGAAGAAGTCGTGGAACGCCTCGTATATCTAATAATCTATTAAGAAGAACTCGTGATTTTGCCCAGATAAAAGGCAAGGGGAGAATTACCATTGAAATCGCCCGGATGGCTCTTACTGCCCTGAATGTTGATCAGAATGGACTGGATGAAATGGATAACAGGATTTTAATGACCATCATAGAAAAATTTAAAGGTGGCCCTGTTGGTATTTCTACTATCGCTACAGCATGCGGGGAGGAGGCAGAAACCATTGAAGAAGTGTACGAACCTTTCCTGATCCAGGAAGGCTACATTAAAAGAACTTCCAGGGGCCGGGAAGCTACAGAACTGGCTTATAAACATTTGAAAATAAAGCCAAACAACCGTACAGGAACGCTGTTTGATCTGGATTTCTAA
- a CDS encoding SAM-dependent methyltransferase — translation MALAKKEWFSEWFNSPYYHILYKHRDFEEAENFIDNLQETLKFVEGQTALDLGCGRGRHAFYMHKKGLNVTGIDLSEENIAFASKSEDETLHFFVHDMRNVFAENHFDYIFNLFTSFGYFDEENDNIQAIKAASTALRPKGRMVLDFFNTEKVIRNLQQKNEAIIDGIQFNISRMVYEGWIIKDIKIKDGSSELHFQERVKGVKREEFENYFKFAGLKILNLYGNYELQPFESESDRMIFILEKENYN, via the coding sequence ATGGCACTAGCAAAAAAAGAGTGGTTTAGTGAATGGTTTAACTCTCCTTACTACCATATATTATATAAGCACAGAGATTTCGAAGAGGCAGAAAACTTTATTGATAATCTTCAGGAAACACTTAAGTTTGTTGAAGGTCAGACAGCGTTGGACCTTGGCTGTGGAAGAGGGAGACATGCATTTTACATGCATAAAAAGGGATTGAATGTAACAGGTATCGATTTATCGGAAGAAAACATTGCCTTTGCATCAAAATCAGAAGATGAAACGCTGCATTTTTTTGTACATGATATGAGGAATGTATTTGCGGAAAATCACTTCGACTATATCTTCAACCTTTTTACCAGTTTCGGATATTTTGACGAAGAAAATGATAATATCCAGGCAATAAAAGCAGCATCTACAGCTCTTCGTCCAAAGGGGCGTATGGTACTCGATTTTTTCAATACAGAAAAAGTAATCCGCAATCTTCAGCAAAAAAATGAGGCTATCATTGATGGTATTCAATTTAATATAAGCAGAATGGTATATGAAGGCTGGATTATAAAAGATATCAAGATAAAGGACGGTTCATCCGAATTACATTTTCAGGAAAGAGTAAAAGGTGTAAAGCGAGAAGAATTCGAAAACTATTTTAAATTTGCGGGCCTCAAAATTCTGAATTTATATGGAAACTACGAACTTCAGCCATTTGAGTCAGAAAGTGACCGCATGATCTTTATTCTGGAGAAAGAAAATTATAATTAA
- a CDS encoding ZIP family metal transporter: protein MVISLLLLFSSALLAGLAVFFIPNLNLQRFKVVLSFSGAYLFSITVMHILPELFLESGDIRFAGIAVLTGFFFQMVLEYFSSGVEHGHIHIHDHELGHSQIPYSLLISICIHAFLEGTLVAHPSHGHSHGESHTLLYGLLLHKIPEAFALMSVLVFSMRNKVIAVLLLVLFALASPMGLLLSHWAFDHEFFELNWFIFLFGVIAGNFLYISTTIFFETSPNHKFKANRLLVSVLGAVSAIIAEYLL, encoded by the coding sequence ATGGTAATATCACTACTGCTCCTATTTAGTTCGGCTTTGCTGGCAGGCTTAGCTGTGTTTTTCATTCCAAATCTAAATCTCCAAAGATTTAAGGTTGTATTGTCTTTTAGTGGTGCTTATCTGTTCAGCATTACTGTGATGCATATCCTTCCTGAGCTCTTCCTGGAATCAGGAGATATACGCTTTGCGGGAATTGCAGTGCTTACAGGCTTCTTTTTCCAAATGGTACTTGAATACTTTTCTTCAGGGGTAGAGCATGGGCATATTCATATCCATGATCATGAGCTTGGACATTCTCAAATTCCATACTCACTTTTAATCTCAATTTGTATTCATGCCTTTCTGGAAGGAACCCTTGTTGCTCATCCTTCGCACGGCCATAGCCATGGAGAATCACATACCTTGTTGTACGGATTGCTATTACATAAAATTCCGGAAGCTTTTGCGCTTATGTCAGTGCTTGTATTCTCTATGAGAAACAAGGTTATTGCAGTATTATTATTAGTGCTTTTTGCATTGGCCTCTCCGATGGGATTATTACTCAGTCATTGGGCCTTTGATCATGAATTCTTCGAACTGAACTGGTTTATCTTTTTATTTGGGGTAATCGCAGGTAACTTTCTTTATATATCTACCACGATCTTCTTTGAGACAAGCCCTAATCACAAGTTTAAAGCGAACAGACTTCTTGTTTCTGTGCTTGGTGCAGTTTCAGCAATAATTGCAGAATACCTTTTGTAA